A single region of the Zootoca vivipara chromosome 2, rZooViv1.1, whole genome shotgun sequence genome encodes:
- the LOC118079920 gene encoding cytochrome P450 2C19-like isoform X3, protein MVVLCGYEVVKDALLDHAEEFAGRPVLPFSDTAYRYKGMSSGSMKKWRELRRFTLTTLRDIGMGKKTMSKRVQEEALCLVEAMATTKGKAFDLRKYMTIAVSNVLCSVVFGSRFDYTDQVLWEMLRIMEDFVSYFVSYMGQIYNVFPKIISHLPGQHKKIFGDFEKMYAFINERVVSHRESLDYQDPRDYIDCFLMKSEKEQTNHEAIYTQEQLIICVQELFVAGSFTTSDVLGCALLAMARLPHIQEKVQREIDEVVGANRIPGMEDRVRMPYTNAVLHEIQRYQKGSLESFPRETTCPTKFRGYLIPQGTTVCSEIGSVHFDPLQWENPEEFNPGHFLDEKGQFRNRVAFMPFSTGKRACPGEALARMELFLFFGALLQNFTFQLIGDAKDKDIFTLYEDSCLKPGDLPLKFIRRSI, encoded by the exons ATGGTGGTACTGTGTGGATATGAAGTGGTGAAAGATGCTCTGTTGGATCATGCTGAAGAATTTGCTGGGCGTCCTGTTTTGCCCTTCAGTGATACCGCGTACCGTTATAAAG GAATGTCCAGCGGATCTATGAAAAAATGGAGAGAGCTGCGCAGGTTCACACTCACCACCCTGCGAGATATTGGAATGGGGAAGAAAACGATGTCCAAGAGGGTGCAGGAGGAAGCTCTCTGTCTGGTGGAGGCAATGGCAACCACAAAAG GGAAGGCCTTTGATCTAAGAAAATACATGACAATTGCTGTTTCTAATGTGCTCTGTTCTGTTGTCTTTGGGAGTCGCTTTGACTACACAGATCAGGTCCTCTGGGAGATGTTGCGAATCATGGAGGATTTTGTGAGCTACTTTGTGAGTTATATGGGACAG ATTTATAATGTGTTCCCGAAAATAATATCTCACCTGCCTGGACAGCACAAAAAGATTTTTGGAGATTTTGAAAAAATGTATGCTTTCATCAATGAGAGGGTGGTATCCCACAGAGAGAGCCTGGATTATCAGGACCCCCGGGATTATATTGACTGTTTCCTTATGAAGTCAGAGAAG gAACAAACCAATCATGAGGCCATCTACACCCAAGAACAGCTTATCATTTGTGTGCAGGAACTCTTTGTTGCTGGGTCATTTACCACAAGTGACGTTTTGGGCTGTGCCCTCCTGGCGATGGCTAGATTGCCACACATTCAAG AAAAAGTTCAACGGGAGATTGATGAGGTGGTAGGTGCCAACCGTATCCCTGGCATGGAAGATAGGGTGAGGATGCCTTACACCAATGCTGTTCTCCATGAGATTCAACGATATCAAAAAGGGAGCCTTGAGAGCTTCCCGCGTGAAACAACATGTCCTACAAAATTCCGGGGCTATCTTATCCCCCAG GGCACAACTGTCTGTTCAGAGATTGGATCTGTGCACTTTGATCCTCTCCAATGGGAGAATCCAGAAGAGTTTAATCCGGGTCATTTCTTGGATGAGAAGGGCCAGTTCcggaacagggttgccttcatgcCTTTTTCTACAG GAAAACGGGCATGCCCAGGGGAAGCCCTGGCTCGGATGGAGCTGTTCCTGTTCTTTGGTGCTCTGCTCCAGAACTTCACCTTCCAGCTGATTGGAGATGCCAAAGACAAGGATATATTCACTTTGTATGAGGATAGTTGCCTGAAGCCAGGAGACTTGCCATTGAAATTCATTAGACGTTCAATATGA
- the LOC118079920 gene encoding cytochrome P450 2C14-like isoform X5, translated as MSSGSMKKWRELRRFTLTTLRDIGMGKKTMSKRVQEEALCLVEAMATTKGKAFDLRKYMTIAVSNVLCSVVFGSRFDYTDQVLWEMLRIMEDFVSYFVSYMGQIYNVFPKIISHLPGQHKKIFGDFEKMYAFINERVVSHRESLDYQDPRDYIDCFLMKSEKEQTNHEAIYTQEQLIICVQELFVAGSFTTSDVLGCALLAMARLPHIQEKVQREIDEVVGANRIPGMEDRVRMPYTNAVLHEIQRYQKGSLESFPRETTCPTKFRGYLIPQGTTVCSEIGSVHFDPLQWENPEEFNPGHFLDEKGQFRNRVAFMPFSTGKRACPGEALARMELFLFFGALLQNFTFQLIGDAKDKDIFTLYEDSCLKPGDLPLKFIRRSI; from the exons ATGTCCAGCGGATCTATGAAAAAATGGAGAGAGCTGCGCAGGTTCACACTCACCACCCTGCGAGATATTGGAATGGGGAAGAAAACGATGTCCAAGAGGGTGCAGGAGGAAGCTCTCTGTCTGGTGGAGGCAATGGCAACCACAAAAG GGAAGGCCTTTGATCTAAGAAAATACATGACAATTGCTGTTTCTAATGTGCTCTGTTCTGTTGTCTTTGGGAGTCGCTTTGACTACACAGATCAGGTCCTCTGGGAGATGTTGCGAATCATGGAGGATTTTGTGAGCTACTTTGTGAGTTATATGGGACAG ATTTATAATGTGTTCCCGAAAATAATATCTCACCTGCCTGGACAGCACAAAAAGATTTTTGGAGATTTTGAAAAAATGTATGCTTTCATCAATGAGAGGGTGGTATCCCACAGAGAGAGCCTGGATTATCAGGACCCCCGGGATTATATTGACTGTTTCCTTATGAAGTCAGAGAAG gAACAAACCAATCATGAGGCCATCTACACCCAAGAACAGCTTATCATTTGTGTGCAGGAACTCTTTGTTGCTGGGTCATTTACCACAAGTGACGTTTTGGGCTGTGCCCTCCTGGCGATGGCTAGATTGCCACACATTCAAG AAAAAGTTCAACGGGAGATTGATGAGGTGGTAGGTGCCAACCGTATCCCTGGCATGGAAGATAGGGTGAGGATGCCTTACACCAATGCTGTTCTCCATGAGATTCAACGATATCAAAAAGGGAGCCTTGAGAGCTTCCCGCGTGAAACAACATGTCCTACAAAATTCCGGGGCTATCTTATCCCCCAG GGCACAACTGTCTGTTCAGAGATTGGATCTGTGCACTTTGATCCTCTCCAATGGGAGAATCCAGAAGAGTTTAATCCGGGTCATTTCTTGGATGAGAAGGGCCAGTTCcggaacagggttgccttcatgcCTTTTTCTACAG GAAAACGGGCATGCCCAGGGGAAGCCCTGGCTCGGATGGAGCTGTTCCTGTTCTTTGGTGCTCTGCTCCAGAACTTCACCTTCCAGCTGATTGGAGATGCCAAAGACAAGGATATATTCACTTTGTATGAGGATAGTTGCCTGAAGCCAGGAGACTTGCCATTGAAATTCATTAGACGTTCAATATGA